Genomic DNA from Oncorhynchus tshawytscha isolate Ot180627B linkage group LG04, Otsh_v2.0, whole genome shotgun sequence:
TGTGCttttgtttgtgtgcgtgtgtgcatttcTGTATGTGGGTCTTAATTTCTGATTCATGCATAGCTCATGAGGCATTATAAATGTGCTCATAATGCATTATGAAGAGTGGAATTTATAGGAAATGTTACCAATTATACTATTGTGACATTGTGTGACTATCTAATGAATATTCAATCCTGGCAAGAAATAACCATGGACATATGGAAATAGAGTTCAACTCTGCAGATGGATTGGTGGGATTCTTCTATCCATTGAGCCTTATTGCTATAGAGTTTAATTTATTATAAAAAATActgcgatactggtatcgtcacagccctaCAATATACCAATGTGGCACTTGTACTAAACTCCTAAGGCATAACGTTCTTTAAAAAATCTATGTGCAACCCTAATTAAAATTACAATTGAATGGCAAAGAGGCATTCTTAGACAACCTACGCAGAAAAAAtagacattatttatttatttatgacatAAAATTAGACATAATGGTTATGGCTCTACATAGCAGGAGAGAGCTGGTTCAGGTGTTTTAAAAAATGCTAAATTCTCTGAATTGGTTCTTTGACTGAACCTCATCAACATGGAATATTCCACCTCCAGCTAGACTTGGGGCTGGGTGCAGAATAAATGACATGTGGGGGGCCCACAAGCAACTGTTGCAGAGGACAGCTGTCATACACCGAAGTCTCTAACGACATGATTATACAAAAACATTGGCACAACGGTCTGAACTAAAAGTGCACAAGATGGTAAAGGAATTGTTTTAAACTGATTATTTGACTTCAATACTGTGTTTTCATCTCTTGTTTACTGTTCCTGATAAGCGTTTTATGGGAATACTACATTGCAGTCATGTCCTCTTCGGTGAGTCAAGACAAATCTTAAATCTCAAATCTTAAAATGCTCAAGATTTTATTTTAGCAGAGGATTTGAAAGCTGATGTTAATGATTGAGTGTTCTACCATGCAGGATCATCTGAAGACAGATTGGACAATCAAGTCACTCCCACAGCAATGCACAGAGATGACAAAAGACATTGATGATAAACCTGTCAAGGTAGCTAAACAATCAACTGAATTATACTGTATCTAGAGATGATGTGAATACTGTAGTATCGTCCTCATTAATTTCATTATATCACAGTATTGCTGTTGCAACTTGCAATTCTATGGCTAACTACCAGGGGCACTACTTTCACTGGggacattctgaaattgcatttttttcaaaatatgaacacacctactcattcaagggtttttctttattttgacaattttctacattgtagaataatagtgaagacataaaaactatgaactaacacatatggaatcatgtagtaatcaaaaagtgttaaacaaattaaaatatatgttatatttaggttcttcaaagtagccacactcttggcattctctcaacaagcttcatgaggaatgattttccaacagtctttggagttcccacatatgctgagcacttgttcgcTGCTTTTCCGTCACTCTGTAGtgcaactcatcctaaaccatctcaattgggttgatgttgggtgattgcggaggccaggtcatctgatgcagccctccatcactctccttcttggtcaaatagcccttacacagcctggaggtgtgttgggtcattgtcctgttgaaaaacaaattataatcccactaaacgcaaaccaaatgggattgcgtatcactgcagaatgctgtggtagccatgctggttaagtgtgccttgaattctaaataaatcactgacggtgtcaccagaaaagcaccaccccacaatcacacctcctcctccatgcttcatggtgggaaccacacatgcggatatcatctgttcacctactctgcgtctcacaaagacacaacagttgtaaccaaaaatctcaaatttggactcatcagacgaaaggacagatttacaccggtctaatgtccattgctcgtgtttcttggcccaagcaagtctcttattattattggtgttctttaatTGTGGTTTCTATGTAGCAATTAGaccatgatggcctgattcatgcagtctcctctgagtagttgattttgagatgtgtctgttacttgaactctgtgaagcatttatttgggctgcaatctgaggttcagtcaactctaatgaacttatcctctgcagcagaggtaactctgggacttcctttcctgtggcggtcctcatgagagcaagtttcaccattgcgcttgatggttttttgcgactgcacttaaagaaactatcaaagttcttgaaattttacacattgactgacctaaatgtcttaaagtaatgattgactgtcatttctctttgcttatttgagcttttcatgCCATAATATgttcttggtcttttaccaaatagggctattctgtataccacgcctacctttgtcacaacacaactgactggctcaaacacattaaaaaggaaagacattctacaaatgaacttttaacaaggcacacctgttaattaattgaaatgcattccagttgactacctcatgaagctggttgggagaatgccaagagtgtgcaaagctgtcgtcaaggcaaagggtggctactttgaataatctcaaatgtaaaatatatttaggtttgtttaacacctttttggttactacatgattccatatgtgttatttcatagttttgatgtcttcactagtattctacaatgtagaaattgtaaaaacaaagaaaaacccttcaatgagtaggtgtgtccaaacttttgtctgcTACTGTATGTCCAcctcacttctaaaaccaaagttgcacccctgctAGCTACTACACCAATTTCCACATTGTATTTGAATGTTTTAACATAAGTGGGTTATGTATTCACACACAAGCTGCAAGCGGTATGAAAAAGTTGCTTGTTATTGGCCATGTGTAGAGTAAATGTCAGAGAGGATCAGCCAGTTGCTGTTTCATGCTGATGTAGACAATGTGTTACTGTGACTGGACACAGCCATTCAGACAGCTGTATCATGTACATATGCTGCTTCCTGTTGCAAATTGTCCTCTAGCTTCTCAGTATGCAAAGATTTCAGATTGCCACTGTGTCATAGCACAACTCCTCTTCAAATCAGGTAGCGTAGCATATACATGTATAAACTGAGTGTGGGGTGTGTTAACGATGCTGTTTGGCCTCATACAGGAGCTATGTGTTATATTCCCCTGGATGGTGGAGAGGGTTGTTGGCAGCCTGGATGGCAGCACTGTTGGTTGGAGTCTTTCTTCTCTGCAAGCCCACAGCAGTGACTACAGCAATGTACTGGAGTTCCTACAACCAAGGTGGACCTGTCTGTGATTTGAGACATTCCACAATTTGCTATCCATAATATTAAATTACTAATGTGTATTACACTCACAGTATACTAATAAACATGGAAGTGAAGTTTTCACCAACATACAATATTTTTGCAGTGGCCCAATGCTGAAACTTGTTTATAAACTTCAAGCTGAAGACTACAACTTTGAGATCCAAGTCGCCAATTTACCTGTAAGttttcaacatacagtacagtcACATCTGAAATTATTGGTACCAAGCTATATTGTAGgcaatattatattattttatactaattgCTCAGAGAAAAAGATTTTGTTTAACCAGTAAAAAAAATCTTGGTGTTAAAATGATTGGCACCGTAACGATTCTTATAAATAAATCAAACAATTTAATCTGCATTAACATTATATTGTTTTAAATTCATCTCAGTTCAAGAAACTGTATTGTGACCTTTCATggcttcctgtttcactggggtataaaCATTTGGTCACACACATGTAAAATCCATTTGTCATCCGTCACCAAGGCAAAGAACTCACAAATTAAAAGAGAGAAATGGTTGGTGACTTTCGTAAATCAGGCCATAGGTACAACAAAAAAACTACTGAAAAAACAAATATATCACTTACCACTATTAGGGCAACAATTACAAAGTTTAAAACCACTGGAATGGTGTAAACTTGCCTGGTAGAGGACCCAAATGTATCTTTTCTCCATGCACAGCGAGGATGATGGTTCGGGAGACAAAGACTAGTCCCACAGTTGGAGAATTACAGAACTTGACCTGAAAGttgatcttccagcaagacaatgaccccaagcacacattcaatggttaattggccacaaaattAGTCTCCCTTGAAAACTTGTGGtttcaaggatctggaaaggatctggaaagattctgtatggaggaatagtctaagatccctcccaatgtgttctttaATCTCACATAACATTATAGAAAAAGGCTAAGTGCTGTTATCCTCACAAGGGGAGGGTACACAAAGTATTGAAAATAGGTGACaatcatttttatttgtatttgtttattagtctttttttgctcatctttatcaagggcaCCAATACTTTCAGATGTGACTGTAAATGCTAATTGTGCAGTGTTATTTCAGCATACTTCACAATGTCATTGCGTTAGCAATAATTGCAACACAATATCAGTAGTTAAATGCCTATTGGTCTATATTCCTGTATGAATGCtgagttttttttctctttcattTTAATTTCCATCCACAAGGGGGTCATTTCAAATAGCCGGATTTTCCTCAATAAATTACCCTCTCAGAATCATCAGAGATTGTCACTCAGTATCCTTTTTTACAATGTTTGACGCAATGACAACTATTACTAAGTATTATTGAACTTTGTCCACTTTAGTTTAGCGTTGTTCTTAACTGTCACCAGATGCCTTTGAGTACTTCATGTTTTATTTTGCCACAAGTGTCATTACACAGAGGGTAGGCTGAAGTGCTATTCCATTTCATTTGTTTCAAATATTAATAAAGTCAATCCATTGCCAATGCTATCTCATTTTGTAACCTGGGTGTTCTCTGTTTTTAATTGttaaattaggatcaccactcaGGGCAGCAAACCTCCATCTCAAACAGTGTCTACTTTGCCTTGGTGGATGCATATTTCAAACACTTCCTCCCTACAGAAGGATCCCCTCACTCAGATGTCAAAGGCACCTTGACCTCACACATTCCAAGGTGCTGTATAGCTAGCCTGTGCCTTTCACAATGCATTATAAGATCAGCACATCATCTATCAATATAGGGCAAATATGAAATGTAATATTTGATAACGCTTGTTTTGATGGTTCCCCAGGTCCTCTAGGTATAGTGAAACAAGCAAAGGCCTGTTGAAATGCCAGTGCCCTGTTAACGCTGAGACAACCAATCAGAGTATCTGGAGATCAGGGACTATGCTACAGGTGATTGAGAAAAATCTGGGTTGGACAGAGACACTTTTAATATAGCAATCTTGGCTTGTCTCGCAAAAGTTTAGTTGTTGAGTCATTGTATGGCCTTGTTCATTGTCCCTGCTTTAGATATTTTTGGAGATATGGCTGCCACATTTCCCCTTGGAGACACACCAGAAGCTTAATGAGGTCTTTCCTACCTTCCTTCGATGACTCATTCTTCATGACTAACATGCACTTTTATTCACATTGTTAATCTAATGGATTCTGAATTCTACATTTTAATGATAGGCACTTGTCTGTAAACCTGCAGGTCTCTGTCATCACAGAGGAGCACATACTGGTGGTGAGACAGCTGGTGAAGCACATGCATGCCCTCTCTGGAAAAACAAAACTAGACCAGTCTGATATCTTACCTTCTGCCCACTCAGAAACCTATCTCTCAGAAGATTTTAAAAGGTGAATATCCACTTTAGTGTTTTttacaatgatgatgatgatgatgaggataatgataatgatgatatTAACAATATGTTGTTATTGAAACTCAGAGTGGTCACATCAGAATATGTACAGAGGTTGTACCTTCTCTTGCTGCACTGCTTCAAACAGTGGCCTATGGAGACATCCTTCAGAGCAGTGAGTGCACACTTAAGTTCTACATTGGATTTACATTTGGTCTGTCTTTGACATTTGGCCATGTTATTGCTTAATTTGCAGTGTTTCTAGCTGGTTTTGGAAGGTATCCTACTGTCCTACTGAATGTATGTATAAGAGAAGTGGTTTTGAATGAGCCGTTTCTCAATACAGGTATTGGAGACGTGGCTTAGTTACATCCAGCCCTGGAGATACCAAAAACATGTGTACAGTGAAAACAAAGAGAAATGGTAAGATATTTTGAATTTGCTCAGTAGTGTTATAGCTCAGACACAGCATTGGGTTGAAGAGTGCGTTTGCTAACATAAAGCTGTCTTTGTCTCTTAGGGCCTCTTTCATTCAGGAGAATATTCTCATGTACACCAGGCTATTCAGCTTCTTCTTGAAAAGATTTGCTCATGTCGACCTCGTCAACGTCGACAATGCAACCATGGTTTTCAGGATGACAAAAGTATTTGCCCAAACCAGTCTTCCAGAATTGATTGAAAATGGTAACCACAATTATTTTTAGTTGAAGGGCACTGTAACTCAGTCACAATGAACAACATTAGACCTCTCAAGATTTGTTTTCTCCATACATTTTGTTTACAGGAGAAAAATTGCTATTGCATCAGGGtcccctcctcccatccactCTGATGGCATCTCAGGTGCAGCTCACTGAAATAGCTGCCCTGCCCAAGACTCACATCAATAACAAGAAACTACAAATGTTTGGGGTAGAAATGCGAGCCGAGGTAAGTCCCATTAAGGACAAGTGAATGACAAGAAAGACAATTTGACTGAGGGTGCTGCAATCTACAAAATATGGATAGTGGTTACAAATGCTTTCCTATATTCTGAACATTGTAGGTGCTGAAACTGGTCCAGAGACTAATGCAGGCCCAACAGACTGCAAAAACCACATTGGATCCGCCAGCCAATGTATCAGTTGGCCAGTTTCTCTGTTCCTGGAAGAGGTTGATTCTTAAAACCAATTCAGAAAGTGGGGGGAATGACATGACC
This window encodes:
- the LOC112249487 gene encoding sphingomyelin phosphodiesterase 4-like — its product is MSSSDHLKTDWTIKSLPQQCTEMTKDIDDKPVKELCVIFPWMVERVVGSLDGSTVGWSLSSLQAHSSDYSNVLEFLQPSGPMLKLVYKLQAEDYNFEIQVANLPGVISNSRIFLNKLPSQNHQRLSLSILFYNV
- the LOC112249489 gene encoding sphingomyelin phosphodiesterase 4-like — translated: MFYFATSVITQRDHHSGQQTSISNSVYFALVDAYFKHFLPTEGSPHSDVKGTLTSHIPRSSRYSETSKGLLKCQCPVNAETTNQSIWRSGTMLQIFLEIWLPHFPLETHQKLNEVSVITEEHILVVRQLVKHMHALSGKTKLDQSDILPSAHSETYLSEDFKRVVTSEYVQRLYLLLLHCFKQWPMETSFRAVLETWLSYIQPWRYQKHVYSENKEKWASFIQENILMYTRLFSFFLKRFAHVDLVNVDNATMVFRMTKVFAQTSLPELIENGEKLLLHQGPLLPSTLMASQVQLTEIAALPKTHINNKKLQMFGVEMRAEVLKLVQRLMQAQQTAKTTLDPPANVSVGQFLCSWKRLILKTNSESGGNDMTKSDMKTVELLKKTVDHLNQVFNLNTGHLSQMMMNMGSVEESKQLPDCIHSENGLILTDLGRMQIINGLRRFDIEYQGDPQLQPVRSYENAVLVQLMFWIATLINNKLEGHMNDLCSQQNLLGRLGQHYLITSTVKGRFPRSTVTQQSQDDYHLRPRLTLRTFASYRTLLILLLLYSLGSLFSISPLFSTCLILMLSFLYGLCMTVYVGK